Proteins encoded in a region of the Dasypus novemcinctus isolate mDasNov1 chromosome 24, mDasNov1.1.hap2, whole genome shotgun sequence genome:
- the PLTP gene encoding LOW QUALITY PROTEIN: phospholipid transfer protein (The sequence of the model RefSeq protein was modified relative to this genomic sequence to represent the inferred CDS: inserted 2 bases in 1 codon; deleted 1 base in 1 codon) gives MSEGPRATALFGALFLTLLAGAHSELPGCKIRITFKALELVKQEGLRFLEQELETITIPDLRGREGQFYYNLSEVKVTELQLTSSELHFQPERELLLQITNASLGLRFRRQFLYWFLYDGGYINASAEGVSIRSALQLSRDPTGHIKVSNVSCQAFVSRMHAAFGGTFKKVYEFLSTFIISGMRFLLNQQICPVLHHAGMVLLNSLLDTVPVRSNVDEFVGIDYSLLQDPVTSTGTXDMDFRGAFFPLAVGNWSLPNRAVEPQLQEEERMVYVAFSEFFFDSAMESYFRAGVLRLTLMGDKVPQNMDMLLRATFFGSIVLLSPAVIDSPMKLELRVTAPPRCTIKPSGTTIFVTASVTISLVPPNQPEVQLSSMTMDARLSAKMALQGKALRTQLDLRKFRIYSNQSALESLAVSWERWVGRALGVRGWEGRQACTPPLLCPRPSSLPADPLQAPLKTMLQIVVMPMLNERTWRGVQIPLPEGINFVREVVTNHAGFLTIGADLHFVKGLREVIEKNRPDAREPQAPSVPPPSMAAA, from the exons ATGTCTGAAG GCCCGCGCGCCACGGCCCTCTTCGGGGCCCTCTTCCTAACGCTGCTGGCAGGCGCTCACAGCGAGCTTCCGGGCTGCAAGATCCGCATCACCTTCAAGGCGCTGGAGCTGG TGAAGCAGGAAGGCCTGCGCTTTCTGGAGCAAGAGCTGGAGACCATCACCATCCCGGACCTGCGGGGCAGGGAGGGCCAATTCTACTACAACCTCTCGGA GGTGAAGGTCACGGAGCTGCAGCTGACCTCCTCTGAGCTCCATTTCCAACCCGAGCGGGAGCTTCTGCTGCAAATCACCAACGCCTCCTTAGGGTTGCGCTTCCGGAGACAGTTTCTCTATTGGTTCCT CTATGATGGGGGCTATATCAACGCCTCGGCCGAGGGCGTGTCCATCCGCAGCGCTCTGCAGCTCTCCCGGGACCCCACTGGCCACATCAAGGTGTCCAACGTCTCCTGCCAGGCCTTCGTCTCCAGAATGCACGCAGCCTTCGGGGGAACCTTCAA gAAGGTGTATGAATTCCTCTCCACGTTCATCATCTCGGGCATGCGCTTCCTCCTCAACCAGCAG ATCTGCCCTGTGCTCCACCACGCGGGCATGGTCCTGCTCAACTCCCTCCTGGACACAGTGCCTG TGCGCAGCAACGTGGATGAGTTCGTGGGCATCGACTACTCCCTCCTCCAGGATCCTGTGACCTCCACCGGAAC GGACATGGACTTCCGG GGGGCCTTCTTCCCCTTGGCAGTGGGGAACTGGAGCCTGCCCAACCGGGCAGTAGAGCCCCAGCTGCAGGAGGAGGAGCGGATGGTGTATGTGGCCTTCTCTGAGTTCTTCTTCGACTCTGCAATGGAGAGCTACTTCCGGGCGGGGGTCCTGCGGCTGACATTGATGGGGGACAAG GTGCCCCAGAACATGGACATGCTGCTGCGGGCCACCTTCTTTGGGAGCATTGTCCTGCTG agCCCTGCGGTGATCGACTCCCCAATGAAGCTGGAGCTGCGGGTCACGGCCCCACCACGCTGCACCATCAAGCCCTCGGGCACCACCATCTTCGTCACTGCCAGCGTCACCATCTCCCTGGTCCCGCCCAACCAGCCTGAGGTCCAGCTGTCCAGCATGACTATG GACGCCCGTCTCAGCGCCAAGATG GCGCTCCAGGGGAAGGCGCTGCGCACGCAGCTGGACCTCCGCAA GTTCCGAATCTACTCAAACCAGTCCGCACTGGAGTCACTGGCAGTGAGTTGGGAACGGTGGGTGGGCCGGGCCCTGGGGGTTCGGGGGTGGGAAGGAAGGCAAGCCTGCACCCCACCCCTGCTCTGCCCTCGCCCCTCTTCCCTCCCAGCTGATCCACTGCAGGCCCCTCTGAAGACCATGCTGCAGATTGTGGTGATGCCCATGCTCAATG AGCGGACCTGGCGTGGGGTGCAGATCCCACTACCCGAGGGAATCAACTTTGTGCGTGAGGTGGTGACGAACCATGCG GGCTTCCTCACCATCGGGGCTGATCTCCACTTTGTCAAAGGACTGCGAGAAGTGATTGAGAAGAACCGTCCTGACGCCAGGGAGCCCCAAGCACCCAGTGTCCCCCCACCCTCCATGGCGGCTGCCTGA
- the CTSA gene encoding lysosomal protective protein translates to MVGAALSPLFLLLLLLSQEPRSEAAPKEDEILFLPGLAKQPAFNQYSGYLRGCGSKRLHYWFVESQSDPKKSPVVLWLNGGPGCSSLDGFLTEHGPFLVQPDGVTLEYNPYSWNLIANVLYLESPAGVGFSYSDDKYYATNDTEVAQNNFEALQDFFRLFPEYKDNELFLTGESYAGIYIPTLAMLVMQDPSMNLQGLAVGNGLSCYEQNDNSLVYFAYYHGLLGNRLWSSLQTHCCSESKCNFYDNKDAECVTSLQEVSRIVGNSGLNIYNLYAPCAGGVPGHLRYDKDTIVTQDLGNIFTRLPLKQTWHQALLRSGAKVRLDPPCTNTTAPSTYLNNPYVRKALHIPEQLPRWEMCNFLVNLQYRRLYQTMNSQYLKLLSSQKYRILIYNGDVDMACNFMGDEWFVDSLNQKMEVQRRPWLVNYGDSGEQIAGFVKEFSFISYLTIKGAGHMVPTDKPQAALTMFSRFLNKEPY, encoded by the exons ATGGTCGGAGCCGCGCTGTCGCCACTCTTCCTGTTGCTGCTGCTCCTCTCCCAAGAGCCCCGAAGCGAGGCAGCCCCCAAGGAGGACGAGATCCTGTTCCTCCCCGGGCTGGCCAAGCAGCCTGCTTTCAACCAGTACTCCGGCTACCTCAGGGGCTGCGGCTCCAAGCGCCTGCACTATTG gTTTGTGGAGTCCCAGAGTGATCCCAAGAAAAGCCCTGTGGTACTTTGGCTCAACGGGGGTCCAGGATGCAGCTCCCTAGATGGGTTCCTTACAGAGCACGGCCCCTTCCTG GTCCAGCCAGATGGCGTCACCCTGGAGTACAACCCCTATTCTTGGAACCTG ATTGCCAACGTGTTGTACCTGGAGTCCCCAGCCGGGGTGGGCTTCTCCTACTCTGATGACAAATATTATGCGACCAATGACACTGAG GTCGCCCAGAACAATTTTGAGGCCCTCCAAGATTTCTTCCGCCTCTTCCCGGAGTACAAGGACAATGAACTTTTCCTTACAGGCGAGAGCTATGCTGGCATCTACATCCCCACCCTGGCCATGCTGGTCATGCAGGACCCCAGCATGAACCTGCAG GGGCTTGCTGTGGGCAATGGACTCTCCTGCTACGAGCAGAATGACAACTCCCTGGTCTATTTCGCCTACTACCATGGCCTCTTGGGCAACAG GCTCTGGTCTTCGCTCCAGACCCACTGCTGCTCTGAAAGCAAATGTAACTTCTATGACAACAAGGATGCAGAATGTGTGACCTCT CTTCAGGAGGTGTCCCGCATCGTGGGGAACTCTGGCCTCAACATTTACAACCTCTACGCCCCTTGTGCTGGGGGGGTGCCTGGCCATTTAAG GTATGACAAGGACACCATCGTGACCCAGGATTTGGGCAACATCTTCACTCGCCTACCGCTCAAGCAGACGTGGCACCAG gccctgctgcGCTCGGGGGCTAAGGTGCGCCTGGACCCCCCCTGCACCAACACCACGGCCCCCTCCACCTACCTCAACAACCCTTACGTGCGGAAGGCCCTCCACATCCCCGAGCAGCTGCCCCGCTGGGAAATGTGCAA CTTCCTGGTGAACCTGCAGTACCGCCGTCTCTACCAAACCATGAACTCCCAGTACCTGAAGCTGCTTAGCTCACAG AAGTACCGGATCCTGATATACAATGGCGATGTGGACATGGCCTGCAATTTCATGGGGGATGAGTGGTTTGTGGATTCCCTCAACCAGAAG ATGGAGGTGCAGCGCCGGCCTTGGTTGGTGAACTACGGGGACAGCGGGGAGCAGATTGCAGGCTTCGTGAAGGAGTTCTCCTTCATTTCCTATCTCACCATAAAG GGCGCTGGACACATGGTCCCCACCGACAAGCCCCAGGCCGCTCTCACCATGTTCTCCCGCTTCCTGAACAAGGAGCCTTACTGA